The following is a genomic window from Sutcliffiella horikoshii.
CTCATGAATTGGTTGAAACAAAAAATGATTGTAAATCAATACTCAGACATGTCAGAAGAAGAAAATAACCATTTGGACGGTATTAAGCGGCAAAACCCTTTTGGAATTATGGTTCTAGTATTAGGAGGGGCATCCTTCGCTTTTGGACCAGAATATAAATGGATTCCAATCTTTACAATGCTATTCTGTTTAGCAACCATTGGCACTTTTGACAGAGTAAAAGAAGATAATCCATGGCCATTTGGCATCGGGTTTGGGTTAAGTGTTATTGGATTATATATGTATTTAGTTAAAGTGTACCATGATGATTATCTTTATTGAGACGGGGAGTGGGGGATATATGTTATTACATACAGAAGTTTTTGGGGATGGAGAACCAATCGTTTTTCTACATACAGGCTTGCAAACGGGGATGACTGATTTTGAAGAACAGCGGGATTA
Proteins encoded in this region:
- a CDS encoding cell division protein FtsK; the encoded protein is MNWLKQKMIVNQYSDMSEEENNHLDGIKRQNPFGIMVLVLGGASFAFGPEYKWIPIFTMLFCLATIGTFDRVKEDNPWPFGIGFGLSVIGLYMYLVKVYHDDYLY